A genome region from Thermodesulfobacteriota bacterium includes the following:
- a CDS encoding methionyl-tRNA formyltransferase, protein MRIALIGQQDFGKAVLQAFLDRGDTVAGVFCAPEQAGGKPDPLKSAAAEKGLQIFQFPSLKAPEALAALRSLEADLAVMAFVLQFVPQDLVNIPRHGTIQYHPSLLPKFRGPSSINWPIAKGETKTGLTIFRPSDGLDEGPVILQKETPISEDDTIGTVYFDRLFPMGVAALLEAADLVVAGGHREAVQDESQASYEGWFRAAEAKINWANHVDWIHNTVRGSDPAPGAWTTIGGKKLQLFGSRKHLVRTFGAVKGEIGEITEVGADTIRVTGQGGQIEIARVKHEDGKKMPAAEWARSAGARPGTLLGT, encoded by the coding sequence ATGCGCATCGCTCTGATCGGCCAACAGGATTTCGGCAAAGCGGTTCTCCAGGCCTTCCTCGACCGCGGTGACACCGTTGCGGGCGTGTTCTGTGCACCGGAGCAGGCGGGCGGCAAGCCCGATCCCCTCAAGAGCGCGGCGGCGGAGAAGGGCCTGCAGATTTTCCAGTTCCCCTCTCTCAAGGCGCCGGAGGCCCTCGCCGCCCTGCGGTCGCTGGAAGCGGACCTCGCGGTCATGGCCTTCGTGCTCCAGTTCGTCCCCCAGGACCTGGTGAACATTCCCAGGCACGGCACCATCCAATACCACCCGTCGCTCCTGCCCAAGTTCCGCGGCCCGAGCTCCATCAACTGGCCCATCGCGAAGGGAGAGACGAAGACGGGTCTCACCATCTTTCGACCTTCCGACGGCCTGGACGAAGGCCCCGTCATCCTCCAGAAGGAGACTCCCATTTCGGAGGACGACACCATCGGCACGGTCTACTTCGACCGCCTCTTCCCGATGGGTGTGGCTGCCCTGCTGGAGGCGGCCGACCTGGTCGTCGCAGGCGGGCACCGGGAGGCGGTGCAGGACGAGTCCCAGGCATCCTACGAAGGCTGGTTCCGGGCCGCCGAGGCGAAGATCAACTGGGCGAACCACGTGGACTGGATCCACAACACCGTGCGGGGATCGGACCCCGCGCCCGGCGCCTGGACCACCATCGGCGGCAAGAAGCTGCAGCTCTTCGGTTCGCGCAAGCACCTCGTGCGCACGTTCGGCGCCGTGAAAGGCGAGATTGGAGAGATCACCGAGGTCGGGGCCGACACCATCCGCGTCACCGGGCAGGGCGGCCAGATCGAGATCGCCCGGGTGAAGCACGAGGACGGCAAGAAAATGCCCGCCGCCGAGTGGGCCAGGTCCGCGGGCGCCCGCCCCGGCACCCTCCTCGGCACCTGA
- a CDS encoding tetratricopeptide repeat protein yields MSERRDIALPLFSAVPELYSPASPTRKGWDGPGSREDNMPHIGLLLHLIERECREDKWESALRLLDRAERHVSPDDREAVEFLLYRRGYALLELQRPEEAAESLGRLVGLDGSGAPQRLLLADALIRAGRWEEALAQLEAGLAEEPDHPGCLCAMGWTLYQTGEKEEARALLERALEIHPTFHPAHLDLGLIHAAERRWDAAEAHLLSALAATPEDAEIGGILAAVRESRALALAERRRVRELAPRLRARRSALGVTEAQQLRLLRRTLHQRGATHLEVLLAENLWLDFAETAAPRAALDPAWASGVAYTALRLNGRPASRAELAREWGVGLSTLSRRHRALRAGLDLARRAPRYTAENLLRAAIAMAPEPRAGGARPGAAQIIPVDFGAGTRLPAPALCPCGSGIPAGSCRHG; encoded by the coding sequence ATGAGCGAACGACGAGACATCGCCTTGCCCCTGTTCTCCGCGGTGCCCGAGTTGTATAGTCCCGCCTCCCCGACTCGGAAGGGCTGGGACGGCCCGGGCTCTCGCGAGGACAACATGCCCCACATCGGACTCCTGCTGCACCTGATCGAACGCGAATGCCGCGAGGACAAGTGGGAAAGCGCGCTCCGGCTCCTGGACCGCGCCGAGCGCCACGTGTCCCCGGACGACCGGGAAGCGGTGGAGTTCCTCCTGTACCGCAGGGGATACGCCCTTCTGGAGCTCCAGCGGCCCGAGGAAGCCGCGGAGAGCCTCGGGCGCCTGGTGGGCCTCGACGGATCCGGAGCGCCCCAGAGGCTGCTGCTGGCCGACGCCCTCATCCGGGCCGGGCGCTGGGAGGAGGCCCTCGCCCAGCTCGAGGCCGGACTGGCGGAGGAGCCGGATCACCCCGGATGCCTGTGCGCCATGGGGTGGACGCTCTACCAGACCGGAGAGAAAGAGGAAGCCCGGGCCCTTCTGGAGCGGGCCCTGGAGATCCATCCCACGTTCCACCCGGCCCACCTGGACCTGGGGCTGATCCACGCCGCCGAGAGGCGGTGGGACGCCGCCGAGGCCCATCTGCTCTCGGCCCTGGCGGCCACGCCCGAAGACGCGGAGATCGGGGGCATCCTCGCCGCCGTGCGAGAGAGCCGCGCACTGGCCCTGGCCGAGCGCCGGCGGGTGCGGGAGCTCGCCCCCCGGCTTCGCGCCCGCCGCAGCGCCTTGGGGGTCACCGAAGCGCAGCAACTGCGCCTCCTGCGCCGCACCCTGCACCAGCGGGGAGCCACCCACCTGGAAGTGCTCCTGGCCGAAAACCTCTGGCTGGACTTCGCCGAGACCGCCGCGCCCCGCGCGGCCCTCGACCCCGCCTGGGCCTCCGGGGTCGCGTACACGGCGCTCCGGCTCAACGGCCGGCCGGCGTCCCGGGCCGAGCTCGCCCGGGAGTGGGGCGTGGGCCTCTCGACGCTGTCTCGCCGGCACCGCGCCTTGCGGGCGGGCCTCGACCTTGCCCGGAGGGCCCCTCGCTACACGGCGGAGAACCTACTGCGGGCGGCGATCGCGATGGCGCCCGAGCCGCGGGCCGGGGGTGCACGGCCGGGCGCCGCACAGATCATCCCGGTGGACTTCGGGGCCGGCACCCGCCTTCCCGCGCCCGCCCTGTGCCCCTGCGGAAGCGGCATTCCCGCGGGATCGTGCCGCCACGGGTGA